The genomic stretch CTCTCCAAGATGATAACATATTATAAATGTATAATCAAGAATGGTGGATAGTAATCGGGACTATAAAGTCTTTCTTAAACTCATTGTTTAAATCCTTACTTGGAGAGTCATTTGAATAAAAAATGCTCTCTATATATTTTCATCCTCCAACAACTTCGCTATATCTTTTACATGTTTTAGAGAACTAGTCCCGCTATTCATTTTGGCTAATGAGAAATCAGGAATAGTGGATGATAATGTTTGCAGATCTAATTAAAGAAGCTATttgagagttttttttttcaccaaAATCTTTATTCATACTAATTAAAAAGATATGTAGAGACTCTTGTATATGCTTTTAATGGATGGTTGTCCATAACTACCATGGCTTTGATGTCATCCTcccttagggtttagggtttgatTAGGATTTAATAAACTCCATTCAATATCATCCTTCGATCCCTTCCAATCCTCTCGGGTAGGGACCGAACAAGGTCTTGTTGTCGTAAAAGCCACTTGCTTTCTATATAGTCTAAATTTGTGAATATTGACTTATTATAATAAACAACAAGAACATCCACTAGCAAAAAGACAAAACTTGTTAGGAGCTAAATTAGGAAATTGAAATAGGGAGAGTAAATCGAATCATAGTTAGTTTAGGGGGCTATTTGGACATAGGAAAAATTTAAAGGGTCTATAAATTCAGATTTTTTTCTTCGTATTATTATTGTCCTTCTCAGTGCAATTGTACATAcagatataggccttgtttagtttcttataaattttgtaaaatttttcagattctccgtcacatcgtatCTTGCGgcgcatgtatggagcattaaatatatattaaaaaataactaattatacagtttgtcaagataaattttttaagcctagttagtccatgattaaacaatgtttatcaaatacaaacgaaaatactgcggtgtccattttacaaaaaaatttgcaactaAACTAGGCCATAATATATGTATACCTAATGTTAAAAGCAGGAAGAATTGTTTTTGTAAGTCGTCCGCAATGTGCCTTCTATGGGGTTCCATTGTTATTTAAAATGAGAATGAGATGACGTATATGCAAAAATGATGACGTGACATTTGTGAGGGGAGATCTTTCGAAAAAAACATTTGTGAGGGGAGAGATGAAACCAATTCACACAGTTTTGTTTCCTAAAAGTGTTTTGTTTCATGTACACGCGTTGGAAACTGAGTGaaaatccattaaaaacctttcaTTTCATAACGTCGTGCATCAATGAAATATTTACACCAATAGAACGAAATTAGATTGTGCATGtagattttatttcattttatcATTCACGCCTCACTCTTTAAAAAAATCATTCATGCCTTGCTCGTAAAAACAAGAATACTCTAGCAACTCCAACAATTTTGCAtattgcttttacattcttagtttTTGCTAAAATTTACAAAAAtacctctccaacagttttacaTATTGGTTTTGCATTTTTGGAAACTTGACAAATTTTAGGAGAGGCTTGGTATTTATGCAAGTCCGTCCGTGACTTGGCAAACACCAATATGTCGCGTCCCTCTATATCGTCATGGTGCACATGGGCCTCGCCACTACGCTGCTCGTGCTCTACGGCCGCCCGCTGCAGTGGGCGCTTCGCTGCTCCGTCCTGCTCCGTGAGACGCAGTGTGCGCTCGTCGCCTTCTGGGAGCCCCCGCTCCGTGGCGGCTTCAGCGCCACACTGCTCGCGTTGCCGCTCGCCGCGCTCCGGTCCTCGACTGCCACGCTCGCCGACGCGTGGCGCCGCGCTCCTGCACTGCCCGCTCCCGGACTCGCCGGCGTTCCCGCGCCTCCTCCACTGACTCatctcttccttcttctttctgACTCgtctcttccttcttctttctcGTCCTCTTCAAGCATCTCAACGCGCGAAGGAAGCTCGCGAATGGACCGAGACCGCGCGCGAAAACTTTCGGCAGTTGAGTCTACATTTTGATAAACCGCAAATCGGATTTGCAAAACTCTTAGAGATGTCTTGTTTTTCTCCTTTCCATTTGCTTTTTAAAGTTGACCAACTCCAACAAATGGTAAAGAAAAAATATCAaacggttggagatgctctaacgaaACCTAGCTTTGGAAATGGCCTAACGATACTATGCAATGTAAATTGCTTCATTGATCAACCACGTCTCATTTTTATAAATATTGTAATGAAACACTGAAAATGCCTTAATGAACGCATCAAAGTGATTGCTACGACAATGCATGACAGTAATTTAGTTAAAAGTGATTTCGCGCCGGTATGCTGTGGTGCTTGGCGGCCAATCTGGACCGCTCGCTTTTGACCCCGTGCTGGCCGTACCTACTGCTAAGTTGCAACCACACAGAAAATTGTCAGTACGAAAGAACTGATCCAAAATTCCAAATGACAGGTCATTGCACTTCAAGAACGACAATGATTTATCAGATTAAAAAAAGAGAACGACAATATTTGCCGCGCTCCGATTGGATTTTGACCAGATTTTACAGTACACAATCCCACGAAAGAATCACATAGCAAAACGGGCCACGCTATCCTAATAAAGTCTCAGATCCGGCAAAGACAAGAGGAGAAACAACGGAGGCCTGGCGAAAGCAAATTAAGGTCAGAAGATGGGGAACAATCCCGAAGAACAAGGCGGGCGCAGCGGCGGCATCACCGCATCACTTCTAGCGGGCGtgcgcggcgccggcgccggcgccggagggCGGATCGCAGGAGAAGACCTGGCGTGGGAGGCGCCACGCCTCGGTGGCCCCGAAGCACATATCGTCGAGCGCCTCGCTGCGGCACCACCGGCACCCAGCTCTCGCCGCGCAATCGCCCTGCGTCGCAAGATCCTGGCAAGGCGGCGGCCCCGCGCGAGCCGATCCGACCCTGCCCTTGCCCTTGCCCGccacggcagcggcagcggccgcCGAGACCGCCGCAGCGCAGAGCAGGAGGACCAGCACGGCTGAGGCCGCGGATCTGTTTCTTCTGGCCATCTTCGGATGCAGTTGTCACAGGGGTCGGAAGGGAGTCCCGAATAATCCGGTGCCTCTTTTCTGTATTCTGTTCCAGTGGTGGGATTGACGAAAGCTGGCCTTGTGGGCCGGCCCATAGGAGCAATGCTCGTCCGTTGCAGTTTTACATCAGCCAACAgcggaaaaagtctactttaaGTCTCTCAACTTTCGCGAAAGTCTGATTTTTATCCCTAAACTCTAAAACTggacaaaatacatccctcaacttttaaaacgtgcacattacatccttgacctggttttgaaagcggttttacctttttctttttatttattttggctgatttttttttgaaaaatcatagtaaatcacataaaaatcataaaatagaaaactcaattttgttggacttcagatcagtagatctacacgttaaatatataatatagtatgttctagtacaaattttttttgatgcatctttagatctatgtttttctgaaattaattaaactaattatagctacattttctatggtctaattgtgatgaaatttatatggtgagctaattattcaatgtttgagttatagtaaaaattttatactcattgaattatgtattacttagttatagatttatttaggtttatgtttgttaaattataataaatctataactaagttatacatgatctaatgagtatgatttttttaccatagtttaaacatataataattagtctaacataaaaaaattcaccacaattggaccatacaaactatagctatgaattattctaattaattatagaaaaaacagttctaaagctacaataaaaattttgtactaaagcatactatattatatgttcactatgtagatctacttatctggagtccaacaaaatcagatttactattttatgaattttatgtgatttactataattttacaaatattcagccaaaataaatacaaatgaaaaagacaaaactgccttcaaaaccgctcataaccatgtcagggacgtaatatgcatggtttcaaaaattgagggatgtattttacccAGTTTTAAAGTTCAGGGATGAAAAACAGACTTTTGCGAAAGTTGAGGGACCTAAAGTGGACTTCTTCCGCCAACAGCCCAACAGCACTTGCTACTGCACTGCAGTAAATTTCCATTTCCCCCAGCTTTTGGGTCGAACCTTAAAAGCAACCGCAATATTACACAAAAGTAGTCCATAAGTATTAGAACATTGTTTACCAGCTAGCTAAAATATTATAGAAGTGGTTTATAGATGAGTCCATAAGTAAAGATACTTATAGTCCTATGAGCTGCCCATAAGATATAAACAAATAATTATTCTCTCTCATTTTCTTTCTTGCCTCTCTCATATGGACTACCCAGTCTATATACATTGTGACAATAACAATAACTATAATCCACTGATGCAAaagctatatatatacactaactAGTCCATATATATTATAGTTGTTCTAAGATATGCATTGAAGCTCGGCCAGCTGGCATTTTTCGACTCATGGCACGTTTTTCtagtttgggccttgtttagttcaccctaaaaaccaaaatattttcaaaattctccatcacatcaaatattacgtggcgtattaaatatagatgaaaataaaaactaattacacagtttgcctgtaaatcactagatggatcttttaagcctagttactccatgattggataatgtttgtcaaataaaaacgaaagtgctgcagttccgaaaacttttcagttttcagaactaaacaaggcctttggttTGGGAGATGCATGCACAGTGCgccatctaaggccttgtttagttcacccattGACCTAAAAGAATTTTAAGATtattcgtcatatcgaatcttgcga from Sorghum bicolor cultivar BTx623 chromosome 3, Sorghum_bicolor_NCBIv3, whole genome shotgun sequence encodes the following:
- the LOC8062120 gene encoding uncharacterized protein LOC8062120, which produces MARRNRSAASAVLVLLLCAAAVSAAAAAAVAGKGKGRVGSARAGPPPCQDLATQGDCAARAGCRWCRSEALDDMCFGATEAWRLPRQVFSCDPPSGAGAGAAHAR